A region from the Colius striatus isolate bColStr4 chromosome 12, bColStr4.1.hap1, whole genome shotgun sequence genome encodes:
- the MRPS22 gene encoding small ribosomal subunit protein mS22: MAALGACRSAVGPARVSRVARALWGWRARRQLGQDAAAAGEGGAAKPSFTDEAVQNLLYKMTGLNLHKVFKPVRKELKPPKYKLMTEAQLEEATRKAIEEAKEKLTMPPVLNEREPIDDVLAEDKFLEGTETAKYVFTDLTYSIPHRERFIVVREPNGVLRKATWEERDRMIQIFFPKEGRRVIPPVLFKDEHLGTVFQQDRHEDILNMCIAQFEPDSPDYIRVHHRTYDDIEKHAKYDLLRSTRHFGGMVWYLVNRKKADGLLIDMIQRDLLDDATSLITLYHMLHPECQSAKEAKEGKLQGVDLIKVFAKTESQKEGYIQLALQAYEEAMATSTAS; encoded by the exons ATGGCGGCGCTCGGCGCGTGTCGCTCCGCGGTGGGGCCCGCGCGCGTGTCCCGCGTGGCTCGGGCGCTGTGGGGCTGGCGCGCGCGGCGGCAGCTCGGGCAGGAcgcggcggccgcgggcg AAGGCGGAGCCGCCAAACCTTCCTTCACGGATGAAGCGGTGCAGAACCTGCTGTACAAAATGACAGGGCTCAACTTGCACAAGGTTTTTAAGCCGGTGAGAAAGGAGCTTAAGCCGCCCAAGTACAAGCTGATGACAGAAGCTCAGCTCGAAGAG GCCACAAGAAAAGCTATTGAGGAAGCTAAAGAAAAACTAACCATGCCCCCTGTTTTGAATGAACGAGAGCCAATTGATGATGTCTTGGCAGAAGACAAATTCCTTGAAGGAACTGAAACTGCAAAATATGTGTTTACAGATCTAACTTACTCCATTCCCCATCGT GAACGTTTCATTGTAGTTAGAGAACCGAATGGTGTATTACGCAAAGCAACCTGGGAAGAACGAGACAGAATGATACAGATATTCTTCCCTAAAGAAGGACGCAGAGTTATTCCCCCAGTGTTATTCAAGGATGAACACCTTGGG ACTGTTTTTCAGCAAGACCGTCATGAGGATATCCTTAACATGTGCATTGCTCAGTTTGAGCCAGATTCACCTGACTATATCAGA GTTCACCATCGCACATACGACGACATTGAGAAACATGCCAAATATGATCTGCTCCGTTCAACGAGACACTTTGGAGGAATGGTGTGGTATCTagtaaacagaaagaaagcGGATGGATTACTCATAGATATGATCCAGCGAGACCT GTTGGATGACGCCACAAGTTTAATTACACTGTATCATATGCTTCATCCTGAATGTCAATCAGCAAAAGAAGCTAAAGAAGGGAAACTTCAAGGAGTCGATCTGATCAAG GTATTTGCAAAAACTGAATCCCAGAAAGAAGGCTATATACAACTAGCCCTCCAGGCTTATGAAGAAGCAATGGCTACTTCTACAGCTTCATGA